GCATCATCTCAACGTCAATGTTTTAAACCGTGAAACTCTCATTGACGCCTATGAAAATCCCGAAAAATATCCCAATCTTACAATACGTGTTTCGGGATATGCAGTAAACTTCTATAAGCTTTCAAGAGAACAGCAAAAGGAAGTTATTATGCGTACCTTCCATACATCTATGTAAAAGCTTTTGCCTTTACTGCATTTGCAGTAAAGGCAAAAATATTACTATCGAAAGGTGATTAAAATGTCATTTAAAGAAATTACTCCTGCAGAGCTTGAAAAAAACGCCTTTACTCTTATAGGTAACGATTGGCTCCTGATTACTGCCGCAAAGGGTGATAAAGTCAACACTATGACTGCTTCCTGGGGCGGTTTAGGTTTTTTATGGAATAAAAACGTAGCTTATATTTTTATTCGTCCACAGCGTTACACAAAGGAATTTGTTGACTCCTCTGATACTCTTTCTCTATGTGTACTTGATGGGAGCCGAAGAGACGACCTTAACTATTTAGGCAAAGTAAGCGGCAGAGATGAGGATAAAATCAAAAAGTGCGCTCTTACTCCCCTCTTTGACAATCAAACTCCGTATTTTGAAGAGTCAAAGCTTGTTTTAATCTGCAAAAAGCTGTTTGCGCAGGAATTAAAAGAGGATAGCTTTATCCAAAAGGATATAATTGAAAGATATTATCCTTCAAAGGATTATCATACTATGTATGTAGTTGAAATTGAGAAGATTTTAACGAAATAATTATTTAAAGGAATTTTTAAAATGCGTATTTTTTCGCTTCAAAGCTTAGGCACTGTAGACGGGCCCGGTGTCCGATATGTTGTTTTTATGCAGGGCTGTCCTTTAAGATGTCCCTACTGTCACAATCCTGAAAGCTGGGATGCAGACGGCGGATACGAAACAGACCTTGCTTCCCTTACAGATAAAATTTTACGCTGTAAGGAATATATAAAAAACGGCGGAGTAACCTTTTCGGGCGGAGAGCCTCTTCTGCAGGCAAAAGAATTAAAAAAAGCTATTGAGCTTCTCAAAAAAAATAATATTCATACGGCAATTGACACCTCGGGCTGTATTATAAGCAAAGACTCTTTTGAAGCTCTTAAGGCTTGTGATTTGGTTTTACTCGATATAAAAATGCCCGATGATGAGATGTACCGAAAATATATAAATATACCTCTTTCAGTACCTCTTGAAACTCTTGATTATCTTGAAAAAATAAATAAGCCTGTATGGATACGTTATGTTAATGTTCCGAGTATTAATGACTCTGAGGAATGTATTAACAAGCTTGAAAATCTATTAAAGCCTTACACCTGTATTGAAAAGCTTGAGATTTTACCCTTTAAAAAGCTTTGTATTGAAAAATACAAAAAGCTCAATATTCCCTTTCCCTTTGAAAATATTGAAGCTCTTTAATGTCATTTATTTATCCCCTTTCGAATATATTTATTCGGGAGGGGATTTTTTTGAACGGAATAAGAAATATAAATTCAGTAAAAAACAGCTTTTCATCAAAGGAAGAAGTGCCTGAGCTACGAACAGAGGAAGATTTTTCACAACAAAATAAGGACACGCCTTCTCAAAAGCAAACAAAAGCAAGCAATATTTTTAAACATATGCAGCTTCAGCTTTCTGTTTGTTTAGTTATTTTTTTAAGCATACTTCTTTTAAAAACCATAAACAATAATTTTTATGCTTCTGTAAGGGCAGGTACTTTTGAAAAAAGCTACCGCTATACAAATTTATACGATATAAATACACGTCTTGATGCTTTGGCATCTCAAAATAAATTTTTAGCCTTTATTTTAGGAAGAAGCTCCGAGAGTGTTCCTGTTTTCAATCAAAATGAGCAAGTCTCATTTGAAGAAAAAACAGATATACAGGAAGAGGAAGAAAGCTCTCAGATAACTCAAACTCTTGTATCACCAAACAGCTATTCGCCTTTTTCGGAAATTGCTTTTATTGATGAACCCGGACTTTTATCCTCTACCGAAGAAGACGATACCAAGGCTCAGGTACAAAGCTCTCAGACTACCAAAAAATTTCCCGAATACGATACGGTTGTTCATGACATTCCTTGTACATACTACAACCCTGTAAAATCATATATAACCTCGTATTTCGGCATAAGAAAAGACCCTATAACCAAAAATCCCAGCTTTCACACGGGAGTAGATATAGGTATTAAAACGGGAACAGACATTATTTCTCCTATGGACGGGACAATAGAAAAAACAGGCTATTCATCGGTTTGGGGAAACTATATTCTTGTAAATCACCAAAACGGCTTTGAAACCTTTTATGCGCATCTTTCCAAAATAAAGGTTAAAAAGGGACAAAAAGTCTTTGCAAAAACTCTTTTGGGATTATCGGGAAACACAGGACGCTCTACGGGACCTCATCTTCATTTTGAAGTGCACTACAACGGAGTATATCAAGACCCGTTACTGTATTTTGATTTCAAATGATAAATCAAAACAATTCTTCCACATCCTTTAAAATAAATGTCTTCACTCCCATTGTTTATCTGATAATAATTATTACAAACTCCTTCGAAATTTTTTTGGTTTTATTTTTCTGCGCCTTTCTTCACGAAGCTGCACATATTATAGCTATGAAAATTGTTGGTGCTGATATTCAGGCTATAACTCTTTTGCCCTTTGGAGCATCTGTAAAATTAGGACAAATGCCTATAATATCCTATAAAAATGAGATGTTTATTTCTTTATGCGCTCCTCTTTTAAACGGCACGATTGCAATTATTTTTATAATTATAGCTAAAATGCTAAATATATATTTAGGGTTTTTAATTGCTTGCAATCTTATTATGTGTTTTATGAATTTAATGCCTGTTTCTGAGCTTGACGGTGGGCGGGCATTAAGCTCTTTTTTAAAGATTTTGCTCCCACTTCAAAAAGCAGAGCTTATCTCTGATATTATTTCGGTGCTTTTTCTTGTTCCGATTATAGCTTTGGGCATATATTTTCTCATTTCAACAGGATATAATTTTTCGCTTTTGTTAATAGGAATATACCTATCTGTAAACTTTATGTTTAAAAATTTTAAAAACAGATGCTAATCTATTGATTTTTCAATTAAAATGATATAAAATATATAGAAATTAATAAAATTTTTGGAGGATAAAAATGGCAATAAAACTTTGTGAAAAATATCTTAACGGATTTGTAAACTCCCACGAAATAGAGGCTATTTCTCCTGCAGTTTCTGCAGCTCATAAAACATTGCACGAAAAAAGCGGCTTAGGAAGCGATTTTTTAGGTTGGACAGACCTGCCTTTTTCTTATGACAAAGAAGAATTTTCAAGAATTAAGGCTGCTGCCGAAAAAATCAAAAAAAGCTGTGATATCTTTATAGTTATAGGTATAGGCGGCTCATATTTAGGTGCACGCAGTGCTATCGAGTTTTTAAAATCTCCTTTTTATAACAATATGAAAAAGGACACTCCCGATATTTATTTTGCCGGCAATAACATAAGCTCTACCTATCTTTCAGAGCTTCTTTCTCTTTGCGAAGGCAAGGATATTTGTCTTAATGTAATTTCAAAATCAGGAACTACAACAGAGCCTGCTGTTGCTTTCAGAATTTTCAAAGATCTTATTGAAAAGAAATACGGTAAAGAGGAAGCTAAAAACAGAATTTTCTGCACTACCGACAAAGCAAGAGGAACTCTTAAAGCTCTTGCCGACAAAGAGGGCTACGAAAGCTTTGTCATAGCTGACGATATAGGCGGCAGATATTCTGTTCTCACTGCAGTAGGCCTTCTTCCTATTGCCGTTTGCGGCGCTGATATAGACGCTATAATGAAGGGCGCGCAGGATGCTTGCAAGGCGTTTGAAAATGACGATATAGAAAACAATGATTGCTACCGTTATGCCGCGCTTAGAAACATTTTATACAGAAAAGGCAAAACAACAGAGCTTCTTGTAAACTACGAGCCTTCTCTCGTTCAGTTTTCCGAATGGTTTAAACAGCTTTACGGAGAAAGCGAAGGCAAGGATAACAAGGGTATTTTCCCCGCTTCCGTTTCTTTCTCTACTGACCTTCACTCTTTGGGACAGTATATTCAAGAAGGTATGAGAAATCTTTTTGAAACTGTTATATGGGTTAAAAAATCCCGCTATGAAATTGATATAATTGATGATGAGGCAAATGCAGACGGTCTTAATTTCTTAACAGGCAAAAAGCTTTCCTTTGTAAATCAAAAGGCATATCAAGGCACAATTTTAGCTCATAACGACGGCGGTGTGCCCAATATAGTTTTAGAGCTTGATGCTCAGGATGAATACAACTACGGCTATATGGTTTATTTCTTTGAAAAAGCTTGCGGTATTTCCGGATATATTTTAGGAGTAAATCCTTTCAATCAGCCCGGAGTTGAAGCATATAAGAAAAATATGTTTGCTCTTTTAGGCAAGCCCGGATATGAATCCGAAAAAGAAGCTCTCGAAAAACGTTTAGACTAATTGCACAAAAATTTTATTACTTTTTTTAGTTGCAAAATTTACGGATTTATAGTACAATTAAACAAAAGGAGGAATTTCTAATGGTAAAAGTAATTATGGGATTAAAAGGCATGGGCAAAACAAAGTCACTTATTGATATGGTGAACACAGCAGTCAAAGAGGATCACGGCGATGTTATTTGTATTGAAAAAGGTACTAAGCTTACCTATGATATTAAATATACAGCAAGACTAATTGATATTTCTCAATTTGATATTAAAAGCTATAACTCTTTCTTAGCATTCTTAAGTGGACTTATGGCAGGAAATCATGATATTACTTCAATTTACATTGACAGTATTTTCAAATTCTGCCCCGATAACTTAGAAGAGTTTGCACAGTTCCTTAATGATGTTGAAGCTTTAGCTGAAGGAAAAACTGTTGTTATCACAGTTTCTTATGACAGCAATCTTGCAACTGACGCAATCAAAAAATATTTCTAAATTATATGCTGCACCTTTTTGAAAAGGTGCAGCTCTTTTATGCTATGTAATCAATCACAAATTGACTTTATTGACAATATATGTTACAATAATTACTACTATTGTCGTAAGGCAAACACAGTATAATAGTGATGCCGGATAAAACAACTGCATTTATGCGGGTTCTTATCCGGCGTTTTTATGCAAATTAGGGAGATAGTTATGAGTAAAGCACAAAATTTTACAGAAGGAAAAATTTTTTCACCGCTTATGCGTTTTTCGTTGCCTGTTTTGCTAGCACTGTTTTTACAAGCGATGTATAGCGGGATTGACCTTTTAATCGTTGGACAGTTTGGTGGCGATAATGCAGATATATTTGTATCAGCAGTATCTACAGGCAGCCAGATTATGATGACAGTAACTTTTGTAGTATCCTCTCTTGCTATGGGACTTACCGTATATGTCGCCGAGAAAATCGGAGCCGGAAAACGAGAAGAAGCAGGTCAAATTATCGGTAGCGGCATAAGCCTTTTTAGTATTATTTCTATCATTTTAACAGTTGTTATGGTTCTTGCTTCTTCGGCTCTTGCACAGATTATGCACGCTCCTAAAGAGGCTTTTGATAATACGGTATTTTATATTGCCATTTGTTCAGCAGGAATGTTATTTATAGTGGCATACAACTTGGTAGGTAGTATTTTCAGAGGCATCGGCGATTCAAAAATACCACTCCTTACGGTAGCTATTGCTTGTGTATTAAATATTTTAGGCGATTTATTACTTGTGGCAGTTTTTGATTTGGGTGCTGTTGGGGCTGCACTTGCAACTATTTTTGCTCAAGCAATGAGTGTGGTTATTTCATTGTTTATTGTAAGAAAACGCAAAATGCCATTTGATTTTTCACGAAAATATATTCGTCCTAATTCTATACATATCAAAGCAATTCTACGCTTAGGAACACCTATAGCTCTGCAAGACCTGCTTGTCAGCATTTCTTTTCTTGTAATCCTTGCCATTGTTAACGAGTTAGGGCTTAATGAATCGGCAGGCATCGGTGTTGCGGAAAAGGTATGCGCATTCATTATGCTGATTCCGTCATCCTTTATGCAATCAATGTCTGCTTTTGTTGCTCAAAATATAGGCGCATTAAAATATGACCGTGCAAAAAAAGCCTTGTGGTACGGTATAGCTTCTTCTTTGGCAGTTGGTATTGTTGTTGGGTATTTCTCTTTCTTCCACGGCGATATCCTTGCAAGAATATTTGCAAAGGATGCCGCTATTATCGTGCCTGCGGCTGATTACTTAAAAGCATATGCCATCGACTGTGTTCTTACCTCATTTCTGTTTTGCTTTATGGGATACTTTAACGGTTGCGGTAATACAACCTTCGTTATGATTCAAGGTATTATCGGCGGTATATGTGTTCGACTTCCGGTGTCATGGGCAATGAGTAAGCTTATGCCTGTATCACTGTTCCGCATCGGTCTTGCAACTCCCATATCTTCGGCTATTCAAATAATTTTATGTGTTAGCTTTTTTATTATTATGCAACGGATGCAAAATAAAAAGGTTATTCAGCAAACTTTGCAGTAAAAATCCGTTGAGGCTGTTTGCTGTTGCTTTTTTATATTAAATTCTTGCATTGAATGACTATTTATGGTATTATATAGGTTAGGGTAGAACAAACAATCCGAACACGCCTCAAAGCGTAATCTTTCGGTGCTTTTCACCCAATTTATTCTTGCAAGGCGCGAGCCTTGCTTCGCCTAAATTTGTCAAAAATCCCTCGAAATCTTTTTACTTTGAGGTCAAAGATTTTAAAAAGAGAGGATTTTTGGTAAGACAAGGCAAAAACGGAGTTAATCCTCAATGGATTAACGAGTATTTTAACGCAGGATAAGCGAAAATCCGCCTTTTTAAAACGAGTTTGGATTATTTGCTCTACCCTATATTAGAATGTCAAAAGAAAGGATATATATTTCGCATTTTGCAAATATACGGATAATAGTATGACAAGACACGAAGAAAGAGAAAGCGTTTTTTGCCTGTGCTTTGAATATTCCCTCAACATCACTCCCACTCAGGAGCTTATTGAGCTTGCTCAGCTTTGCAGGGAGCTTGTTGTTACAGAATATGTCGAAAAAACCTTTTTGGGAATAATCGAGCACCGAAAAGAAATAGACGAAAAAATAAATGAAAATATTAAAGGCTGGAAGCTTGAACGTCTTTCAAAGGTTTCTTTGGCTGTTTTGCGACTTGCGGTTTATGAAATTCTTTTTGCTGAAGGTGTCCCCGAAAGCGTAGCAATAAACGAAGCTGTTGAGCTTGCAAAGGCTTATGATACCGACGAAGCTCCCTCTTTCATAAACGGAGTTTTAGGCTCAATTTCAAGAACAAAATGAGTAACAGTTATTTTTTAGCAATAGATACAAGTAACTATACTACATCTGCCGCTCTTTACTGTCCCGAAAGCCGACAAATGCTTTCCGAAACTTTGCTTTTACCCGTAAAGCAAGGAGAAAAAGGGTTACGGCAGTCAGATGCGGTATTTTTGCATACAAAACAGCTTTCCGAAATTCTCTGTCCTCTTATAAGAGGTAAAAAAATATCAGCAGTTGGCGCTTCCATAAAGCCGAGAAATCAAGAGGGCTCATATATGCCCTGCTTTCTTGTGGGAGAAAACACTGCAAAATCCATAGCCGCTGCCTTAGATGTTCCCTTTTATGCCTTTTCTCATCAAGAGGGACATATAGCCGCTGCTCTTTTCGGAGCAGGAAGGCTTGATTTATGGGATGAAAAAATTCTTGCCTTTCACGTATCGGGAGGAACAACGGAATCTGTAATCAAAACAGAGGACGGAAGAATTGAAATTTTAGGCGGCACTGCCGACATCAGTGCAGGTCAGCTTATTGACCGTGCAGGTGTTATGATGGGGCTTGATTTTCCCTGCGGAAAGCAAATAGAAAAATTAGCTTTAAACAGCACCTACACTCAAAAAATTAAAATTTCAAATAAAAACGGATTTATCAATCTTTCCGGCTTTGAAAATAAAGCAAAGGAGCTTTATTTTCAAAGTGCAGATAAGGAAAAGGTTGCTTCTTTTGTAATAGAATGTATAGTTCAAGGCTTGGAGCATCTTACCTTGGCGGCAATTCAAAAGCACGGTCAGCTACCTATTATATACTCCGGCGGTGTTATGTCCTGTAAGCATATACAACAATATTTTAAAGAAAAATACGGCGGTATTTTTTCACCGCCTCAGTATTCCTGCGATAATGCTGCAGGTATAGCCGTACTTACTCAAAACCAATTTAAAAGGCGGTAACAAAAATATGCCCGAAAAAAAGCTTGTACTGTCGGTTAAAGAACTTAATAATTACGTAAAACTGCTTTTAGAAGGAGATGTAAATTTATCCTCCTGCTATGTCAAGGGCGAGATTTCCAATTTTACAAATCACTATAAAAGCGGTCACTTTTATATGAGCTTAAAGGACGAAGAGTCTGCCATTCGTGCTGTTATGTTCAAGGGTAATACCCAAAAGCTCAAATTTATGCCTAAGGACGGTATGAAGGTAATAGCTTTGGGACGTGTTTCTGTCTTTGCCCGTGACGGTCAGTATCAATTTTATATAGAAAATATGATACCCGATGGAATAGGCGACTTAAATTTAGCTTATGAACAGCTTAAAGAAAAGCTTGCTTCAGAAGGTCTTTTCAGCCTCGAAAGAAAGAAAAAAATCCCTAAAATTCCGTCAACTGTCGGAGTTATTACTGCTCCTACAGGTGCGGCTATAAGAGATATTATAAATGTTTTAGGACGCCGCTTCCCTATGGCAAGGGTTATTTTATACCCTGTGCTTGTTCAGGGTGACGGCGCTCCCGAGCAAATAGCTACAGCCTTAAAATATTTTAATCAAAATCCCGTAGATGTTATTATCTGCGGACGTGGCGGCGGCTCTCTTGAAGATTTATGGGCATTTAACGATGAAAACGTTGCAAGAACAATTGCTTCTTCAAATGTACCTGTAATTTCTGCAGTAGGACACGAAACCGATTTTACAATTGCCGATTTTGTCGCTGACCTCAGAGCGCCCACTCCCTCTGCCGCTGCTGAGCTTGCCGTTCCCGACACAGCAGAGCTTATAACTAAATTTGACAATGTTTCAAAAAGATTAGAGCTTATTGTAGCAAGAGATATAAGCAATTACAGAGAAAAGCTTAAGCGTCTTTCCGAAAGCCAATTTTTAAAAAATCCGCAACGGTATATAGACGAAAAAAAACTTGCGGCGGATTTTATTATAAACAAGCTTGAAAACAGCTCAAAGCTTTTATTTAACAAAAAAAGCGACTCTCTTGGAGTTCTTGCCGCAAAGCTTGACGCTTTAAGTCCCCTATCTGTTTTAAGCAGAGGCTTTTCCTTTGCCAGCAAGGAAGGAAAGGTCATAAACAGCGTTAAAGCTTTAAAAGAGGGCGACTCTCTTAATATTAATCTTAAAGACGGAAATGCTCAATGTATTGTTGAAAGGATTGAATGTACCAATGAATGAAAATAATATAAGCTTTGAAACAGCCCTGAAACGCTTAGAAGAAATCGTAAAAGCTCTTGAAAGCGGTAATGCGCCCTTAGACGATGCTATAAAGCTTTTTGAAGAAGGCGTTGCTCTTACAGGGCATTGTAACACCCTTTTGAAAAAAGCAGAGCAAAAAGTGACAATGCTTGTTTCCGACAAGGAAACCTCTCAGATGACAGAACAAAATTTTGATACAAGTAATCTTTAGGTGAAGCTATGAATTATAAAGATAAATTTTTGCAGTTTTCAGAAATGGCAAATGAATATATTTCAACCTCTGTTCCAAAGGAAAACAGTCTTCAAAAAACTATTTTTGAAGCTATGAATTACAGCCTTTGTGCAGGCGGAAAGCGTCTTCGTCCCGTTCTTGTGTTAAGCTTCTGCGAAGCTTGCGGTCAAGATGCTGTAAAGGCACTCCCCTTTGCAGCTGCAATTGAGATGATACACACGTATTCTTTGATACACGATGACTTACCCTGTATGGATAATGACGATTTGCGAAGAGGCAGACCTACAAG
This genomic interval from Oscillospiraceae bacterium contains the following:
- a CDS encoding flavin reductase family protein — translated: MSFKEITPAELEKNAFTLIGNDWLLITAAKGDKVNTMTASWGGLGFLWNKNVAYIFIRPQRYTKEFVDSSDTLSLCVLDGSRRDDLNYLGKVSGRDEDKIKKCALTPLFDNQTPYFEESKLVLICKKLFAQELKEDSFIQKDIIERYYPSKDYHTMYVVEIEKILTK
- the pflA gene encoding pyruvate formate lyase-activating protein, giving the protein MRIFSLQSLGTVDGPGVRYVVFMQGCPLRCPYCHNPESWDADGGYETDLASLTDKILRCKEYIKNGGVTFSGGEPLLQAKELKKAIELLKKNNIHTAIDTSGCIISKDSFEALKACDLVLLDIKMPDDEMYRKYINIPLSVPLETLDYLEKINKPVWIRYVNVPSINDSEECINKLENLLKPYTCIEKLEILPFKKLCIEKYKKLNIPFPFENIEAL
- a CDS encoding M23 family metallopeptidase; the protein is MSFIYPLSNIFIREGIFLNGIRNINSVKNSFSSKEEVPELRTEEDFSQQNKDTPSQKQTKASNIFKHMQLQLSVCLVIFLSILLLKTINNNFYASVRAGTFEKSYRYTNLYDINTRLDALASQNKFLAFILGRSSESVPVFNQNEQVSFEEKTDIQEEEESSQITQTLVSPNSYSPFSEIAFIDEPGLLSSTEEDDTKAQVQSSQTTKKFPEYDTVVHDIPCTYYNPVKSYITSYFGIRKDPITKNPSFHTGVDIGIKTGTDIISPMDGTIEKTGYSSVWGNYILVNHQNGFETFYAHLSKIKVKKGQKVFAKTLLGLSGNTGRSTGPHLHFEVHYNGVYQDPLLYFDFK
- a CDS encoding glucose-6-phosphate isomerase, which translates into the protein MAIKLCEKYLNGFVNSHEIEAISPAVSAAHKTLHEKSGLGSDFLGWTDLPFSYDKEEFSRIKAAAEKIKKSCDIFIVIGIGGSYLGARSAIEFLKSPFYNNMKKDTPDIYFAGNNISSTYLSELLSLCEGKDICLNVISKSGTTTEPAVAFRIFKDLIEKKYGKEEAKNRIFCTTDKARGTLKALADKEGYESFVIADDIGGRYSVLTAVGLLPIAVCGADIDAIMKGAQDACKAFENDDIENNDCYRYAALRNILYRKGKTTELLVNYEPSLVQFSEWFKQLYGESEGKDNKGIFPASVSFSTDLHSLGQYIQEGMRNLFETVIWVKKSRYEIDIIDDEANADGLNFLTGKKLSFVNQKAYQGTILAHNDGGVPNIVLELDAQDEYNYGYMVYFFEKACGISGYILGVNPFNQPGVEAYKKNMFALLGKPGYESEKEALEKRLD
- a CDS encoding MATE family efflux transporter, producing MSKAQNFTEGKIFSPLMRFSLPVLLALFLQAMYSGIDLLIVGQFGGDNADIFVSAVSTGSQIMMTVTFVVSSLAMGLTVYVAEKIGAGKREEAGQIIGSGISLFSIISIILTVVMVLASSALAQIMHAPKEAFDNTVFYIAICSAGMLFIVAYNLVGSIFRGIGDSKIPLLTVAIACVLNILGDLLLVAVFDLGAVGAALATIFAQAMSVVISLFIVRKRKMPFDFSRKYIRPNSIHIKAILRLGTPIALQDLLVSISFLVILAIVNELGLNESAGIGVAEKVCAFIMLIPSSFMQSMSAFVAQNIGALKYDRAKKALWYGIASSLAVGIVVGYFSFFHGDILARIFAKDAAIIVPAADYLKAYAIDCVLTSFLFCFMGYFNGCGNTTFVMIQGIIGGICVRLPVSWAMSKLMPVSLFRIGLATPISSAIQIILCVSFFIIMQRMQNKKVIQQTLQ
- the nusB gene encoding transcription antitermination factor NusB, producing MTRHEERESVFCLCFEYSLNITPTQELIELAQLCRELVVTEYVEKTFLGIIEHRKEIDEKINENIKGWKLERLSKVSLAVLRLAVYEILFAEGVPESVAINEAVELAKAYDTDEAPSFINGVLGSISRTK
- a CDS encoding peptidase M22, whose amino-acid sequence is MSNSYFLAIDTSNYTTSAALYCPESRQMLSETLLLPVKQGEKGLRQSDAVFLHTKQLSEILCPLIRGKKISAVGASIKPRNQEGSYMPCFLVGENTAKSIAAALDVPFYAFSHQEGHIAAALFGAGRLDLWDEKILAFHVSGGTTESVIKTEDGRIEILGGTADISAGQLIDRAGVMMGLDFPCGKQIEKLALNSTYTQKIKISNKNGFINLSGFENKAKELYFQSADKEKVASFVIECIVQGLEHLTLAAIQKHGQLPIIYSGGVMSCKHIQQYFKEKYGGIFSPPQYSCDNAAGIAVLTQNQFKRR
- a CDS encoding exodeoxyribonuclease VII large subunit, whose protein sequence is MPEKKLVLSVKELNNYVKLLLEGDVNLSSCYVKGEISNFTNHYKSGHFYMSLKDEESAIRAVMFKGNTQKLKFMPKDGMKVIALGRVSVFARDGQYQFYIENMIPDGIGDLNLAYEQLKEKLASEGLFSLERKKKIPKIPSTVGVITAPTGAAIRDIINVLGRRFPMARVILYPVLVQGDGAPEQIATALKYFNQNPVDVIICGRGGGSLEDLWAFNDENVARTIASSNVPVISAVGHETDFTIADFVADLRAPTPSAAAELAVPDTAELITKFDNVSKRLELIVARDISNYREKLKRLSESQFLKNPQRYIDEKKLAADFIINKLENSSKLLFNKKSDSLGVLAAKLDALSPLSVLSRGFSFASKEGKVINSVKALKEGDSLNINLKDGNAQCIVERIECTNE
- the xseB gene encoding exodeoxyribonuclease VII small subunit, whose translation is MNENNISFETALKRLEEIVKALESGNAPLDDAIKLFEEGVALTGHCNTLLKKAEQKVTMLVSDKETSQMTEQNFDTSNL